One part of the bacterium (Candidatus Blackallbacteria) CG13_big_fil_rev_8_21_14_2_50_49_14 genome encodes these proteins:
- a CDS encoding response regulator — MHILIAEDDPVSLRTTSNMLRRWGYRVSEAKDGQEAWQMLEEDPAPLVIFDWLMPAPDGLELCRRMRLSETHKSTYILLLTGMEGTQNLIQGLEAGADDYLFKPVDPGQLKARLNVGERILNLQQTLLQRLNELEEALANVKELRGLLPICAYCKKIRNDENYWEKLEHYVSHHTHARFSHGICPDCYEGVLSREIQAMRKENSQETP, encoded by the coding sequence ATGCACATCTTAATAGCAGAGGACGATCCTGTCTCTCTGCGAACCACCAGCAATATGCTCCGCCGTTGGGGCTACCGTGTCAGTGAAGCAAAAGATGGGCAAGAAGCCTGGCAGATGCTGGAAGAAGATCCCGCTCCCCTGGTGATTTTTGACTGGCTGATGCCGGCTCCCGATGGTTTGGAACTCTGTCGTCGCATGCGTCTGAGTGAAACACACAAATCTACATATATCCTGTTATTAACAGGCATGGAGGGCACCCAGAACCTCATTCAGGGGCTGGAAGCCGGGGCCGATGACTATCTTTTTAAGCCCGTCGATCCGGGTCAGCTCAAAGCACGCCTGAATGTCGGCGAACGCATTCTCAACCTTCAGCAAACCCTCTTGCAGCGTTTGAATGAATTGGAAGAAGCACTGGCCAATGTCAAAGAATTGCGAGGTCTTTTGCCAATCTGTGCCTATTGTAAAAAAATTCGCAATGATGAAAATTACTGGGAAAAACTTGAACACTATGTCTCACATCATACCCATGCCCGCTTCAGCCATGGGATTTGCCCTGACTGCTATGAAGGGGTCTTAAGCCGTGAAATTCAAGCCATGCGTAAGGAAAACTCACAAGAAACGCCTTGA
- a CDS encoding glycosyl transferase family 1 — MKILMLTWEYPPRVVGGLARHSEEISEALVHAWEQVEVVTADHPGTPAFAQVKGVNIHRVKDFQFEAPDFFSWVLHFNFGILRKVQELMQTQSFDIIHAHDWLVAHAAITLKHMYNLPLIATIHATESGRWSGIHNKIQAYVHSMEWYLNYESWRTIVCSQAMKSEVMGNYNLPASKIDIIPNGIKRDKFLFPFPDAMDFRRRLAADHEPLIVSVGRMVPEKGFQILVEAAAEVLREVPHARFVIAGKGPMLEELRYKAQALGIADRVILPGYVSDEDLLKLLRVADVAAYPSLYEPFGIVALEAMAAHTPVVVSDTGGLGGIVEHGVTGMKSYTGSPDSLAWGIKQVLFHPDWSKWMVDQAYQRLIDTFNWDIIADQTKQVYQRVHQEFQA, encoded by the coding sequence ATGAAAATCTTGATGTTGACCTGGGAATATCCCCCACGCGTCGTTGGCGGCCTGGCCCGACACAGTGAAGAAATTTCAGAAGCTCTGGTACATGCCTGGGAACAAGTCGAAGTGGTCACTGCCGATCATCCGGGGACTCCCGCTTTCGCACAGGTCAAGGGTGTCAATATTCACCGCGTCAAAGATTTTCAATTTGAAGCGCCTGATTTTTTCTCTTGGGTTCTCCATTTTAATTTTGGGATCCTGCGTAAAGTTCAGGAACTCATGCAAACCCAAAGTTTTGATATCATTCACGCCCATGACTGGCTGGTGGCCCATGCCGCCATCACGCTCAAGCACATGTACAATCTGCCTTTGATTGCCACCATTCATGCCACTGAATCGGGCCGTTGGAGCGGAATTCACAATAAAATCCAAGCCTATGTGCACAGCATGGAATGGTATCTCAATTATGAATCCTGGCGCACGATTGTCTGCAGCCAGGCCATGAAAAGTGAAGTCATGGGCAATTACAACCTGCCCGCCAGTAAAATAGATATTATCCCCAATGGGATTAAACGCGATAAATTTCTGTTTCCCTTTCCCGATGCCATGGATTTTCGCCGCCGTCTGGCGGCCGATCATGAGCCCTTGATTGTCTCCGTAGGCCGCATGGTTCCTGAAAAAGGCTTTCAGATTCTGGTCGAAGCCGCCGCAGAGGTTTTGCGGGAAGTGCCCCATGCCCGCTTCGTAATTGCAGGCAAAGGCCCGATGCTCGAAGAGCTGCGCTACAAAGCACAAGCCCTGGGCATTGCCGATCGGGTGATTCTGCCCGGCTATGTTTCAGATGAAGACTTGCTCAAGCTTCTGCGTGTGGCCGACGTTGCCGCCTATCCCAGCCTGTATGAGCCCTTTGGCATTGTTGCACTGGAAGCCATGGCAGCCCATACCCCCGTCGTGGTTTCAGATACCGGCGGATTGGGAGGCATTGTTGAGCATGGCGTCACCGGCATGAAAAGCTATACTGGTTCACCGGATTCTTTGGCCTGGGGCATTAAACAGGTCCTCTTCCATCCTGACTGGTCCAAATGGATGGTGGATCAAGCCTATCAGCGCCTGATTGACACCTTCAACTGGGATATTATCGCCGATCAGACCAAACAGGTTTATCAGCGTGTTCATCAGGAATTTCAAGCCTAA